In the Erythrolamprus reginae isolate rEryReg1 chromosome 13, rEryReg1.hap1, whole genome shotgun sequence genome, one interval contains:
- the TTC9C gene encoding tetratricopeptide repeat protein 9C isoform X1 translates to MASAKVPPQAIPEQRLQQARVFKEEGNRCYKEGHFRDAVSRYHWALLQIKGLDPNMPSPLQELMADKPAMTVDQEKQLYITQCDCYNNLAACLLQMPPVNYERVKDYSLKVLERQADNVKALYRAGVAFYHLGNYDKAQHYLLSATSRQPKDANVKRYLQLTKSQLSVYLQKEKQLYMGMFG, encoded by the exons ATGGCGTCGGCGAAG GTTCCTCCCCAAGCCATCCCGGAACAGCGCCTGCAACAGGCTCGCGTTTTCAAGGAGGAAGGGAACCGCTGCTACAAAGAAGGCCATTTCAGGGATGCCGTCAGCCGTTACCATTGGGCCTTGCTGCAAATTAAGGGCCTGGATCCCAACATGCCTTCCCCACTGCAGGAATTAATGGCTGACAAGCCAGCCATGACAGTAGACCAAGAAAAACAACTCTACATCACCCAGTGCGATTGCTACAATAATCTTGCCG CTTGCCTTCTCCAGATGCCGCCTGTGAATTACGAGCGGGTGAAAGACTACAGTCTCAAAGTCCTAGAGAGGCAAGCCGACAACGTCAAGGCGCTGTACCGAGCCGGAGTGGCATTCTATCACCTGGGGAATTATGACAAAGCACAACACTATCTGTTGTCGGCAACCAGTCGGCAACCTAAAG ATGCAAACGTCAAGCGTTATCTCCAGCTGACCAAGTCACAGCTCAGCGTTTATCTGCAGAAAGAAAAACAGTTATACATGGGAATGTTTGGGTAG
- the TTC9C gene encoding tetratricopeptide repeat protein 9C isoform X2 — MPPVNYERVKDYSLKVLERQADNVKALYRAGVAFYHLGNYDKAQHYLLSATSRQPKDANVKRYLQLTKSQLSVYLQKEKQLYMGMFG; from the exons ATGCCGCCTGTGAATTACGAGCGGGTGAAAGACTACAGTCTCAAAGTCCTAGAGAGGCAAGCCGACAACGTCAAGGCGCTGTACCGAGCCGGAGTGGCATTCTATCACCTGGGGAATTATGACAAAGCACAACACTATCTGTTGTCGGCAACCAGTCGGCAACCTAAAG ATGCAAACGTCAAGCGTTATCTCCAGCTGACCAAGTCACAGCTCAGCGTTTATCTGCAGAAAGAAAAACAGTTATACATGGGAATGTTTGGGTAG